GGCTCGGCACGCTCGACGGCAAGCCGCGCCGCGTGCCGCTCGGGCGGGGCGTGCACCTGGACGCCATGCAGCTCGACGTGAAGCGCACCTTCGACGAGCTCGTGCGCGGCCTCGCGACCAGCCCCGAGCAGGCGGCGCGCGTGCTCGACAATCGCCTGTACCAGAACCTCTCCGGCTCGCTCGCGGGCACGGCCGAGTACATGGCGATCGAGAGCGTGCAGCGGCTGGCCGAGGACGGGAGCTGCGACCTCCTGGTCGTCGACACGCCGCCGGCGCGCCACGCGGTCGACTTCCTCGATGCCCCGCGCCGTCTGCTGGCGCTCCTCGACTCCCGCGCGTTCGCGATCCTGAAGGATCCGACGAGCATCCTGCCGGCGGCCGGCTCGCGCCTGGCGCATCTCGTGCTGTCCGGAGTCCTGCGCGGCCTCGAGCGCTTCACCGGCGTGACGCTCGTCTCGGAGATCGGCGAGTTCATCGGCGCGATCGAAGCGCTGACGGGGGCGCTCCGCACGCGCGTCGCCGGGACGCAGGCCCTCCTGCGCGGCGAGGCGACGTCGCTCGTGCTCGTGACGGCGCCCGAGCCGCGGCTCGCGA
The Candidatus Eisenbacteria bacterium DNA segment above includes these coding regions:
- a CDS encoding ArsA-related P-loop ATPase — protein: MTLAGLIESRRVLVCVGSGGVGKTTTAAALGVEAARRGRRTVVLTVDPAQRLKDALGLGTLDGKPRRVPLGRGVHLDAMQLDVKRTFDELVRGLATSPEQAARVLDNRLYQNLSGSLAGTAEYMAIESVQRLAEDGSCDLLVVDTPPARHAVDFLDAPRRLLALLDSRAFAILKDPTSILPAAGSRLAHLVLSGVLRGLERFTGVTLVSEIGEFIGAIEALTGALRTRVAGTQALLRGEATSLVLVTAPEPRLASETDALVRALGRAGLCIEGVIVNRALPQSLFGSDAAEPPLPVALGAPLEHRLQRTFEDLQALAARQAATLAPLLATARAPVVAEVPLFPTSPASLEELGELGALLVPAVAPDPVLRGGRETA